One Mus musculus strain C57BL/6J chromosome 2, GRCm38.p6 C57BL/6J genomic window, tacagttttagagggcttgtccatgatcatcatggagggaagcagacaggcatgatgttagagcagtagctgagagcttataacCTGATCCACAAGCAGCAGGCACAGAGTGACACTggacctggcatgggcttttgacaaAAGCTCATCCCCAGTAACACAtttcctctaataaggccacactgcCTAATCCTTCCAAACGTGGGGACTAAGCATACAAACAGTGGAGCCTATGCAgggtcgggggtgggggagcattctCATTCTAACCATtacgccccctccccccccccagcagccCTCAGTTGACTGTAGCTCCTCAGTTGAGAGGTGAGAGTTCAAGAGACCCTATGCTGAGGTGTGGGCTGACTTGGTATTGCACAAACCTTGTGCATGTAGTCCAAGATGCTCCGTGTTCATGTATGCAACTGTGATGTCATTCCAGGTCACGCTGTCTCATTCAGACATCTACTCCCTCTGGCTCttttaatcttcctgcctcctagcCCACAATGACCACTGAAGGCTTCACTCTTTTATTCTCTGCGTGTTGACCAGATGTAGGTCTCTTTGATGATCACCATCTATTGAAGAAAGAAGTCTCTCAGGTGAGAGTGGAGATAGGCATCAATTTATGGATATAAAGATTAAGAACTTTGGGAGTAGCTTATTACTGGGTCCATTTAACAGAACAATAGTAGTAGGCTCTTCCCTATGGCCTGTGACCTAGCCAGCCACAGCTTTTGGGTGCAGTTAATGGTACCAGGTATTGGTTTCGTCTTGTGGAGTAGGACTTAAGTCCAATCCACACCCATAATATCAATTCCACTATGGCTCTAGGGGACACACATCACCAGGCCAGTTTTGTTATTCTAATTCGCAGGATTCTCAGATGGGTAACAGTGTTGATGACTTTTCTTCCCTAGTATGCATGCATAGCACCTTTCAACActgaaagctagccagtaggatgaagcttccaggtcagtaCACAGAgtgatttctctatgtcctgtGACTTAGATGTGTGTGGTCTTCAGATATGTGATAGAGTCTTACCATTGAGTTGCAGAGGGTAACTAGGAGCAATGGCAAtagtattggtgtgtgtgtgtgtgtgtgtgtgtgtgtgtgtgtgtgtgtgtgtgtgatcccagTGGTGAACAATTCAAAAAGAGGTAATCTATACTTGGCATGGGGCTTTTTGTTTGATAGCCTATGGTGTCTGAGTGAGATGTTGCTCCTCTATTACATGTTGACTCCCTCTATCCATTCTGCTTTAAGACTGCAGAAGAATTCTTGTGTTTCCATCCAGAGGTGGTACCCAAAGCTTTTGAATCTACAGCAAAGGAAAGCTTCCTCTTTGTACCTAATGAAGTGACTAAACCTTCCAGAATAAAAGTAGCAGTAGCTCTGTGACCTACACATTCATCTCTGTGTCTGTGGTACCAggggcaagtcttattaaaaacacGCTCCTTTTTCCATAAGTATCAAATGTATCTGTAAGCAACCTGTCAACCCAAGTCCTAGGCTGTGGAACTACAGAAGTATGATAGCCTTACTTGATTTCACAAAGTTAAAGATAATTGGAGGAAACTTTCCCACATGGAAATGGTGGGCTTATGcccagaaagaaaagcaaatttaATAGAAAGTCGGTATGTTTCTTATGCTTTGGTTATGAGTCCAGTCTTTAgtggccatttctccagctcaaaAATTGATGTTTCCATGGTGGTATTGGAATTGGAAACTAATCCCCTTGGGCCCGTGATCTTTTGACTCTGACTGTCAGTTTCTAAAGACCCACTAGAAAAAGAGTTGTAAGTTATTTTATGGTTGACTTTAGGTAACTCACAGGGCATCTGGCATAGTTCTAGCAACTTCTTTAGAGCCCAGACATCTATAAATAtggattttattgctgtttttCCCAATGCCATACAACTGTCTCTTCCTTTTGGAACTGCCCATTGGGAATATTCCCAAATCCAGACACAGTTCTCAGGAACCAGTTCTCAGTCAACAAGTACAAGTGATGCGGAAAGTTATCTTTTTATTGGAAAGCAAGTGTTTGAGGAAGCTCCAGGGCCAGAAGTCCTACAGAAAAGCAAATGTGAGTAGAGGGTTGTCCATGAACCAACGATCTGGGTGACATTGCAGTCTGCATCTTGAAGGTATCATAGACTTGACTCTGGTGAGGCGAGTCCTAGAATGAGAAGTAGTGTCAGTGATGTGAGGGCAGTCAGAAGTGGAGGTGTAGATGAGTGGATTTCTGCCTGCTCCAAACAGAGATCTTTGTAATCATATCTTCCATCTGGTGGAAAAGCAGCTAATCCTTAAGCTCATGGTTTGTGATGAAAAGCAGAGGTCACAGGGACTCAAGAACACTCCCTGGTGTGGAGGAAGAGCTCACCTGTGACAATTCCTCGCACCAATATAAGCAAGAAACCAATTTTAAGAACAAACAAGACTGTATCCTGAAATGATAAATATGACTACATAGGTGGTACacatttaataatataaaaactgTGTTCAGAAAAGCACTGAAAAGTGCCCCCTTAATGTAGTAATACAGGACCAATTGTTAACCTAGCTCGCTTACTCTGCCCTTACTGTACAAGTGCTCATTTTACCAGGGGTTGCTCTTCATCTTTCTAAAAGTTTGTAACAATAATTCTTCTACTGATAGTATCAGATGGGTATCAGTTCCATAGTGGACCCAGGACTTCTTCATATACCACAAATAAAAAATTGGGATAAATATCTTTCCTACTTGGTAGAAACATACCTTGATATTGATCTTGGTCTTTAGTTGGTCAGTGAATATGTTATCCCTTAAGCTGAGCTTGATAGAGGTCTGCTCCTCCCTTTGTAAAATAGTTACCGGGATTAAAATTTTTTCGTTGTTGTTCTTGTACTTTCTTTCTGTATTGCTCAAGATATCCTTTATAGGATTGTGAGCGCTCTTGTCCATATTGCCGCTGTTGTCCGAATTGGGATAAGTCTTCCTCTGTTTTCATCTGTTGGGTAGACTTCTGTTGTACTGAGAGGTCATCGTCACTAAATTGTTTCCGCACTTGTGACATACCTTCATCCATGGCAAATCCTTTATGCTGAGTTTGTTGAGAAAAacctttgagggatttttgttggCCATAGGACTTTAGTTGGGAACTTTGAGATTTTACTTGGCTAAAGGAGgactgttgttgagatttttgttGACCATAGGATTTTAGTTGGGCACCTTGGGATTTTAGTTGGCTGAAAGAGTTCAGTTGACCTTCTTCACCATAGGATTTTGTTTGACCATAGGATTTTACTTGGGATCCACCGGATTTCAGCTGTCCATAGGATTTTATTTGGGACACACTGGACTTCACTTGTCCAAAGGCCGATCCTCCAGATTTCAGTTGTCCACTGGATTTCAATTGTCCATAAGATTTTATTTGGGATTCTTGGGATTTCACTTGTCCAAAGGCTGGTCCTCCAGATTTCAACTGACCACCGGATTTCAGCTGTCCATAGGATTTTATTTGGGACACACTGGACTTCACTTGTCCAAAGGCTGATCCTCCAGATTTCAGCTGTCCACTGGATTTCACTTGGCCATAGGATTTTATTTGGGATTCTTGGGATTTCAGTTGGGATACTTGTCCATTACGACAAAGTGCGGCCCCTTTGACACTTGTATGCTCTTGTGAAACACGTGTCTGGGTCATGTCACCACCACCCTGGCCATACACCCGGCGTTGTGATTGCATGAAAAGGCTTTCTTCAGCTGCTTCGTCACTTCCTCCTTTGATCCCGAAACTGAGACGGCCTTTCTGACCAAGCATAAATCCCTCTGAGGAGCTGCTCTGGAAGTGGCCTTTTGTAGCCCCTGGTAATTGATGATAAGAATGTTTAAGTTACGTAATCTGCACAGTCCTTCCAAGTCTTATTTCCAAAATTTTCCTATAAAACGATTGGTGTTTTATAAAACCCAcaagggttttgggttttggtagAGAAGAATTAGGTctcatcaaaaaaaaataataataatcacccCATGAAAGGATCTGCTTACACCCAGAGCACCCTTTAAGACGTTCTCCCTGAGTGACTTTCCCTCTATCCACCATCCCTATACACTCACCATATTGTCCAACCACAGCTGACTGTCTTTCCAGAATGAGGAGCAGAGAAAGGACGAAGACAGAGGACTTCATCTTGTCAAGAAGGACCTTCACTGAGAGCTGAGCTGACTGGCACGTTTATATCTTCTCTAGCTGGATGTAGCATGGATATGGCTGAAGCTACAAAAGGCACTGAcccctcctttttttaaaaaaaaattatctctaaATGTCAACTTCCTCCCTACTGCACAGTTGGGGACATTGGTAATGTTCCCAGGTAATGTGTACAGGGACGTAATGTCAGAGACCTTTTTCTATGCCATAAGCCTCAGTAGATCTTTATCAACCCTCTGACTTTATCGCATCCCCCTTGCAAACAAAGTGTGTTTtatagtatatttattttatgcattttctttttataaggacatgattaaactttttattttcaaacaaaatCCAGAGTAGAGTGgggaagagatttttttaatgCTCTGAGAGTAATCAGGGCCTGATCTAATGTTCCTAGTCACACTGTAGTGGAGCTGATACTGTTTAGGGTGCTATCTCACAGAAGCCCACGAAATTGCTTGCTTTACATTGAACTTTACATAGCTTCTGGTTTACATTCAAAGGAGCAGTCACATATACAGGAAGGCACAGGAGACAAACACAAGGAAGCTCCAAATAGAAAGCAGAGAATCAATGGAGATGAAGATGTAGCTGGGTTGTAGACCATTGGCCTAGCAAGCGTGAGGCTCTTGAGTCAAACCTCAGCCCTGGAAAAATAATAACTGGGGCACATTAATGTCCAAAAGTAGCTGTGAGGTATAGAACTAGGAATATTGATGTGCCAGTGTCTGTATTTATCTAACAGAGACATGGGTGCTTGCTTTTAAGATAAGTTTGTTCTAGAAACATTGACAAGAGAAGATGGTGGTAGCTGTGGTTTGTTAGCTGCAGTGTTTCAAGTAGTCTGTGTGTGCAGTGAAACGAGTTTGGGAGTAGATCTGGAAGGCAAGGTGAGGTGCAGAGGCGTTTTAAAGGATGAGGGCAATGCAACAGTTAAATGGTGATAGGAATCACTGTTGAAAGAGCAAGAGATAGTGTTGGTTTCCTTGCTGAATGTATGTCTTGGAAtccaacataaaattaaacacaGTATATCTTAATACAGGAAACTCTGACAGAATTCACCATAGAAATAGGCTATGGTGAATACTTACTGCCCCTGGTGACATCATTAGTATCCTGAGACAAGATGGAAGAATTGCCTCCTTGTTTAGAAACACAGCTCTGTGCGACTGTGAGGATAAGAGAAAGGCCTCGTTATGGCATTTGTGACTGAGACATAGAATCAAAAGGACAATGCCATGGCCAAGGTCTTAGGAGAAGAAAAGACCCCTGCAGGGTTCCACTATGCTTTCAGAATCATATGAAGGTAGTTCTGGAAGGAAGTCTACTTGAAAACATATTTCCAATCACCCCACCCCAATATTCTGGGTAGTGATGTATGGAAGGGACAAAAGAAAGTCCACTCATgtccttataaaaagaaaatgcataaaataaatatactacACAACACATGGGTTATATGCTTGCACTCTGATCTCTCACTAAGCTGCTCTCTATCTGGGAAAAGTGATTCTTTCCCTCAGGAAGCCAATGTGTCACACTGAATCGATTCCAGAACAAAATTGCTCAGTGTGTCCACTCAACCTATACCCCCGCCCCAGGTCTCTCTTCTGTGTTTTAGAAAAATCCAAGAACTATTtcaattggggggggggcaataaACAAAGGATCTGACAGCTTTAATCAAATctctgaattaaaaataaatttcttgatATCTCTTTCCAAAAAGGCAGATAAAACTCAGGGGTAAGATACTCGAACAAATCCTGAAGTTGCAGATCACGCATAGCACAAGCCAG contains:
- the Svs2 gene encoding semenogelin I precursor, translated to MKSSVFVLSLLLILERQSAVVGQYGATKGHFQSSSSEGFMLGQKGRLSFGIKGGSDEAAEESLFMQSQRRVYGQGGGDMTQTRVSQEHTSVKGAALCRNGQVSQLKSQESQIKSYGQVKSSGQLKSGGSAFGQVKSSVSQIKSYGQLKSGGQLKSGGPAFGQVKSQESQIKSYGQLKSSGQLKSGGSAFGQVKSSVSQIKSYGQLKSGGSQVKSYGQTKSYGEEGQLNSFSQLKSQGAQLKSYGQQKSQQQSSFSQVKSQSSQLKSYGQQKSLKGFSQQTQHKGFAMDEGMSQVRKQFSDDDLSVQQKSTQQMKTEEDLSQFGQQRQYGQERSQSYKGYLEQYRKKVQEQQRKNFNPGNYFTKGGADLYQAQLKG